The proteins below are encoded in one region of Mariprofundus sp. NF:
- the bioD gene encoding dethiobiotin synthase, protein MLIFITATDTEAGKTWVTASVVRALLHEGRSAKALKPIACGLDEAGRNEDIDLLLAAQQVDDADQISLFRYALPAAPSQASAAEDQIVDTEKLVQWCEEQSSEVETCLIEGVGGLMVPITDDWLVSDWINALPDAEVWLVVGCRLGAINQTLLTLEKLKQMGRTPARIFFNATKPEFNTWLEPTRKAVEPFLNQSCAIHALKFGKAPNVIR, encoded by the coding sequence ATGCTGATCTTTATTACTGCCACCGACACAGAAGCCGGAAAAACCTGGGTAACCGCCTCAGTTGTGCGTGCACTTTTACATGAGGGAAGAAGTGCCAAAGCACTGAAACCCATCGCCTGCGGTCTGGATGAGGCGGGTCGCAACGAGGATATCGATCTCCTGCTAGCCGCCCAACAAGTGGACGATGCAGATCAGATCAGCCTCTTTCGCTACGCGCTTCCTGCTGCGCCCTCACAGGCTTCCGCAGCAGAGGATCAGATTGTTGATACAGAAAAACTGGTGCAGTGGTGTGAAGAACAATCATCCGAAGTAGAAACCTGCCTGATAGAAGGGGTCGGTGGCCTGATGGTACCGATCACCGACGATTGGTTAGTAAGTGACTGGATCAATGCATTGCCCGATGCCGAGGTGTGGCTGGTTGTCGGCTGCAGACTCGGAGCCATCAACCAGACCCTGCTTACCTTGGAAAAGCTCAAACAGATGGGTCGAACGCCTGCCCGTATCTTCTTCAATGCCACCAAGCCTGAATTCAACACCTGGCTCGAACCAACCCGCAAAGCAGTCGAACCATTCCTGAATCAGAGTTGCGCCATTCACGCCCTGAAATTTGGAAAAGCGCCGAACGTGATCCGTTAA
- a CDS encoding alpha/beta fold hydrolase has product MSQKPLAFLHGWAQSRQIWCNQFDSFSDALFLNLPGHGGAADLPADAWVEAIVAQLPDEPCHLVGWSLGGMLAMQIAATHPERVAGLILVSTTPRFRASESWPHGSSSEVFNGFKQAVESGSPKALSRFFALMLHGDGLSRSDYNRLAKIAVDRSNPVSATGMQGGLELLQQLDLCPLTNAIKQPTLIVHGESDAVVPVAAGRWLAEQISHSESHIFPDCGHAPFLTRPDTFNELVQTWWSEQ; this is encoded by the coding sequence ATGAGCCAGAAACCATTGGCCTTCCTGCATGGCTGGGCGCAATCGCGTCAGATCTGGTGTAATCAGTTTGACTCTTTCAGCGATGCACTGTTTCTCAATCTGCCGGGTCACGGCGGCGCAGCCGATCTTCCTGCCGATGCGTGGGTTGAAGCTATTGTAGCACAACTACCCGATGAACCGTGTCATCTGGTCGGCTGGTCACTTGGTGGCATGCTGGCCATGCAGATCGCTGCGACACACCCTGAACGGGTGGCTGGCCTTATCCTTGTATCAACGACACCGCGTTTCAGAGCATCAGAAAGCTGGCCGCACGGTAGCAGCAGTGAGGTGTTCAACGGTTTTAAGCAGGCGGTTGAATCGGGTTCTCCAAAAGCACTAAGCCGCTTTTTTGCATTGATGCTGCACGGCGATGGTTTAAGCCGAAGTGATTATAACCGACTGGCCAAAATAGCTGTCGATCGCAGTAACCCGGTCAGTGCCACAGGCATGCAGGGTGGCCTTGAGCTGCTGCAACAACTGGATCTGTGTCCGCTCACTAATGCGATCAAGCAGCCCACGCTGATTGTGCACGGAGAAAGCGATGCCGTTGTACCGGTGGCCGCTGGCCGCTGGCTGGCAGAACAGATCAGTCACAGTGAATCACACATTTTCCCGGATTGCGGTCATGCGCCCTTTCTTACCCGGCCCGACACATTTAACGAACTCGTTCAAACATGGTGGTCAGAACAGTGA
- a CDS encoding DUF2235 domain-containing protein yields MARNLIVCADGTGNKGGTTPDSNVYKIYKTVDKHFSGQVDDDVEINEQILFYDNGVGTEKNKYLKALGGAFGFGFEDNVCDLYRFLARNYRPGDRIYFFGFSRGASTVRACNGFIYRCGLAKGEGLRHAELDGLVDEAFEAYKKFNTNPGLAENLKQDATKSHGVVPIHFMGIWDTVVALGFPKRTDVTGPVVAMLNAIFWVAEKVLDMIWPHNFYYYRLTKNVKHAYQALAIDDERTAFWPYVWREAGREKESVEQVWFSGMHSNVGGGYPRSGMASVPLYWMMLRAEKDGLVFEQDALQMAFDDSNAHGRMYDSRSGFGSFYRYHPREIEQLCQGRMEGNIQLHQSVIERLNERTDNYAPGQIPAKFDLVESKLDVAPVARYPGRAPSWAKVRATIERWILWRKRLYGVMLTFSLAMVAAAYSLWVNPPLPKPEHVGLWGDLADILDYILPDFFAGLIELAVVQKPYLFVTASVFVIVYLFIRRWCREKTVDACEDLRHLIIYEPVEGRDTDETQNTQSDKGQA; encoded by the coding sequence ATGGCCAGAAATCTCATTGTATGTGCCGATGGCACGGGTAATAAAGGCGGCACCACGCCAGATAGCAACGTCTACAAGATTTACAAAACAGTGGATAAACATTTTAGCGGTCAAGTTGATGATGACGTTGAGATCAATGAACAGATTCTCTTCTACGATAATGGTGTGGGCACTGAGAAGAATAAATACCTTAAGGCACTTGGCGGCGCCTTTGGGTTTGGTTTTGAAGATAATGTCTGCGACCTCTACCGGTTTCTGGCGCGCAACTATCGGCCCGGTGACAGGATCTACTTCTTTGGATTTAGTCGAGGCGCTTCAACTGTCAGAGCCTGCAACGGTTTTATCTATCGTTGTGGCCTGGCAAAAGGCGAGGGGCTTCGCCACGCTGAACTTGATGGACTCGTCGATGAGGCGTTTGAGGCCTATAAAAAGTTTAACACCAATCCCGGGCTTGCTGAAAACCTGAAACAAGACGCAACTAAATCACACGGCGTAGTTCCGATCCATTTCATGGGTATCTGGGATACCGTGGTTGCGTTGGGTTTTCCCAAACGGACGGATGTCACCGGCCCTGTGGTTGCTATGCTTAATGCGATTTTCTGGGTGGCCGAGAAAGTGCTCGATATGATCTGGCCACACAACTTTTACTATTACAGGCTGACCAAAAATGTGAAACATGCCTATCAGGCGCTGGCCATTGATGATGAACGCACAGCTTTCTGGCCCTATGTCTGGCGTGAGGCAGGGCGAGAAAAGGAGAGTGTGGAGCAGGTCTGGTTTTCCGGTATGCACTCTAATGTCGGTGGAGGCTATCCGCGCTCAGGTATGGCCAGTGTACCACTCTACTGGATGATGTTACGGGCCGAAAAAGATGGGCTGGTCTTTGAACAGGATGCACTTCAGATGGCATTTGATGACAGTAATGCTCATGGCCGCATGTATGACTCCAGATCCGGATTCGGTTCCTTCTACCGCTATCATCCCCGTGAGATTGAACAGCTGTGTCAGGGCAGGATGGAGGGGAATATCCAGCTTCATCAGAGTGTGATCGAGCGGCTGAATGAGCGAACAGACAACTATGCACCGGGACAGATTCCTGCAAAATTTGATCTGGTTGAAAGTAAATTGGATGTTGCACCAGTAGCCAGGTATCCGGGCCGAGCCCCGAGCTGGGCGAAGGTTCGAGCAACGATTGAGCGCTGGATACTGTGGAGAAAACGGCTCTACGGTGTGATGCTCACCTTTTCGCTGGCCATGGTTGCGGCTGCCTACAGCCTATGGGTGAATCCGCCACTACCAAAGCCGGAGCATGTCGGCCTATGGGGCGATCTGGCGGATATCCTTGATTATATCCTGCCCGATTTTTTTGCTGGCCTGATCGAACTTGCCGTAGTTCAGAAGCCCTATCTGTTTGTCACTGCTTCTGTTTTTGTCATTGTCTACCTGTTCATCAGGCGCTGGTGTCGTGAGAAAACCGTGGATGCATGCGAAGACCTGCGCCATCTGATTATTTATGAGCCGGTTGAAGGGCGTGACACGGACGAAACCCAGAACACTCAGAGTGATAAGGGCCAGGCTTGA
- a CDS encoding NUDIX domain-containing protein produces the protein MDYKIKHKERPYQGFFAMDRYTVEHDRFDGGSLEIVRENMERGDAAAMLLYDPKLDEVLLLEQFRIGPAARSDNPWLVEIVAGMVDEGENAEQAVIRESEEEAGFIPYKTRFLGRYYTTPGACSERIDLFLGLVDKNSPTSSGGGCDAEHEDIRSFWVKRDEALAMLDEGKIASGAPMLALLLAFGCKGVVSDSEES, from the coding sequence ATGGATTATAAAATAAAACATAAAGAGCGTCCCTATCAGGGCTTTTTTGCCATGGATCGATATACCGTAGAGCATGACCGTTTTGATGGTGGCAGCCTTGAGATTGTACGGGAAAACATGGAGCGCGGTGATGCTGCGGCGATGCTGCTTTATGATCCGAAACTCGATGAAGTGCTGCTGCTTGAGCAGTTCCGCATCGGCCCTGCAGCACGCAGTGATAATCCGTGGCTGGTCGAAATAGTCGCAGGCATGGTTGATGAAGGTGAAAACGCTGAACAGGCCGTAATCCGAGAATCGGAGGAGGAGGCCGGCTTTATCCCCTATAAGACCCGATTCCTTGGCCGTTATTACACCACACCCGGAGCCTGCTCTGAGCGTATTGATCTCTTTCTTGGGCTGGTCGATAAAAACAGCCCGACCAGCAGTGGCGGCGGTTGCGATGCTGAGCATGAGGATATCCGTAGCTTCTGGGTCAAACGGGATGAGGCACTGGCCATGCTTGATGAAGGAAAGATCGCATCAGGTGCCCCGATGCTTGCCCTGCTTCTCGCCTTCGGCTGTAAAGGTGTAGTTTCTGATTCGGAAGAGTCGTAA
- the bioC gene encoding malonyl-ACP O-methyltransferase BioC: MVVRTVKNSHIHSNQVKRSFSAASDSYDEHAVLQREIGDRLLGHLNFTKIDPKRILDIGCGTGYFTRLLRGKYKKAEITAFDLSESMVATTRKAHARRLPWHGRHLHASGNAASLPFKSGSFDLVCSNLAMQWVPEPDQMLAEMRRVLAPGGLILFSTFGRRTLSELRQSLAEIDPGNAGLVLPFPDVMSLGDAISKLAVEMPVTDADLFTLTYPDTISLVRELKGLGASASAIRGRKSGLYGRSLIRKLEAQYSERYRDEDGRIRATFEALYAQAWYKEEGYEHRDGTIPIKVEGDLRIDGL, translated from the coding sequence ATGGTGGTCAGAACAGTGAAAAATAGCCATATCCACAGTAATCAGGTCAAACGCTCCTTCTCCGCAGCTTCAGATAGTTATGACGAACATGCCGTGCTGCAGCGTGAGATCGGCGACCGACTGCTTGGACACCTTAACTTCACCAAAATTGATCCCAAACGCATTCTCGATATCGGTTGCGGCACCGGTTATTTCACGCGCCTGCTACGCGGCAAATACAAGAAGGCTGAGATCACCGCCTTTGATCTCTCTGAATCGATGGTTGCCACCACCCGCAAAGCACACGCGCGCAGGCTGCCGTGGCATGGCCGTCATCTGCACGCCTCAGGTAACGCAGCATCACTGCCATTTAAAAGCGGATCATTTGATCTGGTCTGCTCCAATCTGGCCATGCAGTGGGTGCCTGAACCTGATCAGATGCTGGCCGAGATGCGCCGCGTTCTGGCTCCGGGTGGCCTGATCCTCTTCTCTACCTTTGGCCGTCGCACCCTCTCCGAGTTGCGCCAATCACTGGCCGAGATCGATCCGGGTAATGCCGGACTGGTTCTGCCATTCCCCGATGTCATGAGTCTGGGTGATGCGATCTCAAAACTTGCCGTTGAGATGCCGGTTACCGATGCAGACCTCTTCACGCTCACCTATCCCGATACCATCAGCCTTGTTCGCGAGCTCAAAGGTTTAGGCGCCTCGGCATCCGCCATTCGCGGTCGCAAGAGCGGTCTGTATGGTCGTTCGCTGATCAGAAAACTGGAAGCCCAGTACTCTGAGCGATACCGCGACGAAGATGGCCGCATCCGCGCCACCTTCGAAGCACTTTATGCGCAGGCGTGGTACAAAGAGGAAGGATATGAGCACCGCGACGGCACTATTCCGATCAAGGTGGAAGGGGATCTAAGAATCGATGGCCTCTAA
- a CDS encoding heavy metal response regulator transcription factor: MKILVVEDEERVAHFIQKGLKEEGHAVDVSYDGEDGEFLAEVNDYDLIILDLMLPKKNGIVVCRELRASGVATPVLMLTARDSVEDKVRGLDAGADDYLPKPFAFEELLARVRALLRRQSDSKSPVLKMADLELDPISRRVSRSGKAIRLTTKEYALLEYLMRNPDKVLSRTLIGEHVWDMNFDPESNVIDVYVSHLRAKIDKGFEPALLHTLRGQGYLLSDDSPPV, from the coding sequence ATGAAGATTCTGGTAGTTGAAGACGAAGAGCGCGTTGCCCACTTCATTCAGAAAGGTCTGAAGGAGGAGGGGCACGCCGTAGATGTTTCCTATGACGGTGAGGATGGTGAATTCCTTGCTGAAGTGAACGATTATGACCTGATCATTCTTGATCTGATGCTGCCCAAGAAAAACGGTATCGTGGTCTGTCGTGAACTGCGTGCCAGCGGCGTAGCCACTCCGGTGTTGATGTTGACCGCCCGAGACTCGGTTGAAGATAAAGTGCGCGGTCTGGATGCCGGTGCTGATGATTACCTGCCTAAACCGTTCGCCTTTGAAGAGCTTCTGGCTCGTGTACGTGCACTGCTGCGCAGGCAATCCGACAGCAAATCGCCTGTACTCAAGATGGCCGATCTGGAGCTTGATCCGATCAGCCGTCGTGTCTCCCGTAGCGGCAAGGCGATTCGTCTTACCACCAAAGAGTATGCACTGCTTGAATACCTGATGCGTAATCCGGACAAGGTGCTGTCGCGCACCCTGATCGGTGAACATGTCTGGGATATGAACTTTGACCCGGAGAGCAATGTGATTGACGTGTATGTCAGCCATCTGCGCGCCAAGATCGATAAAGGTTTTGAACCGGCACTGCTGCACACCCTGCGCGGCCAGGGCTACCTGCTCAGCGACGACTCTCCACCCGTTTAA